A genomic region of Palaemon carinicauda isolate YSFRI2023 chromosome 11, ASM3689809v2, whole genome shotgun sequence contains the following coding sequences:
- the LOC137649852 gene encoding pro-resilin-like — protein sequence QEPAKYDFNYAVKDDYSGNDFGHQEARDGYDTQGSYYVLLPDGRLQKVSYNVNGDSGFVAEVTYEGEPQYNPAPSYA from the coding sequence CAGGAACCAGCcaagtacgacttcaactacgccgtcaaggacgactactcgggcaacgacttcggccaccaggaagcccgtgatggctacgacactcagggatcctactacgtgctccttcccgacggtcgcctgcagaaggtgtcctacaacgtcaacggggactcgggtttcgtggctgaggtcacttacgagggagagcctCAGTACAACCCAGCGCCCTCTTATGCTTGA
- the LOC137649589 gene encoding pro-resilin-like yields MIAKICLALAFVATVLGAPSQPSYGYAPQPTHEEPAKYDFNYAVKDDYSGNDFGHQEARDGYDTQGSYYVLLPDGRLQKVSYNVNGDSGFVAEVTYEGEPQYNPAPSYA; encoded by the exons ATGATCGCTAAG atttgtTTGGCTTTGGCCTTCGTTGCCACTGTCTTAGGCGCCCCATCCCAGCCTTCCTATGGCTACGCCCCTCAACCTACTCACGAG GAACCAGCcaagtacgacttcaactacgccgtcaaggacgactactcgggcaacgacttcggccaccaggaagcccgtgatggctacgacactcagggatcctactacgtgctccttcccgacggtcgcctgcagaaggtgtcctacaacgtcaacggggactcgggtttcgtggctgaggtcacttacgagggagagcctCAGTACAATCCAGCGCCCTCTTATGCTTAA
- the LOC137649851 gene encoding pro-resilin-like, whose amino-acid sequence MIAKICLLLSLMAAVFGGPSQPQYGYAPPPSHEEPAKYDFNYAVKDDYSGNDFGHQEARDGYDTQGSYYVLLPDGRLQKVSYNVNGDSGFVAEVTYEGEPQYNPAPSYA is encoded by the exons ATGATCGCTAAG ATTTGTTTGTTGTTGTCACTTATGGCTGCCGTTTTTGGTGGCCCCTCCCAGCCCCAGTATGGATACGCCCCTCCTCCATCTCACgag GAACCAGCAaagtacgacttcaactacgccgtcaaggacgactactcgggcaacgacttcggccaccaggaagcccgtgatggctacgacactcagggatcctactacgtgctccttcccgacggtcgcctgcagaaggtgtcctacaacgtcaacggggactcgggtttcgtggctgaggtcacttacgagggagagcctCAGTACAATCCAGCGCCCTCTTATGCTTGA
- the LOC137649588 gene encoding pro-resilin-like, whose protein sequence is MIAKVCLSLALVAAVFGAPSQPQYGYAPPPSHEEPAKYDFNYAVKDDYSGHDFGHQEARDGYDTQGSYYVLLPDGRLQKVSYNVNGDSGFVAEVTYEGEPQYNPAPSYA, encoded by the exons ATGATCGCTAAG GTTTGCTTGTCTTTGGCCCTCGTGGCTGCCGTGTTTGGGGCCCCCTCCCAGCCCCAGTATGGATACGCCCCTCCTCCATCACACGAG GAACCAGCcaagtacgacttcaactacgccgtgaaggacgactactcgggccacgacttcggccaccaggaagcccgtgatggctacgacactcagggatcctactacgtgctccttcccgacggtcgcctgcagaaggtgtcctacaacgtcaacggggactcgggtttcgtggctgaggtcacttacgagggagagcctCAGTACAATCCAGCGCCCTCTTATGCTTAA